One segment of Macrotis lagotis isolate mMagLag1 chromosome 1, bilby.v1.9.chrom.fasta, whole genome shotgun sequence DNA contains the following:
- the TIRAP gene encoding toll/interleukin-1 receptor domain-containing adapter protein isoform X1, with protein sequence MTPDLDRGFSCPISALPPSDQFQVQVKWPQLHLHFLVLESGGLDRMAGWFRQFLHKPKKRHVHPETNTRDVPMLPSQSSSLLETQESSRVPISNSADPESRSSSSRWSKTYDVFVCHSEHDLIPVQELVSYLEGEPDGLRCFLQLRDAAPGGAIVSELCQAMGNSHCCVLFITPHFLQDPWCKYQMLQALSEAPGSEGHTIPLLAGLARSDYPPELRFMFYVDGNGLDNGFGKVKNTVWHYLQKIS encoded by the exons ATGACACCTGACCTGGACAGAGGCTTCTCTTGCCCCATCAGTGCTCTGCCTCCCTCAGATCAGTTTCAAGTCCAAGTCAAGTGGCCTCAACTTCACCTTCATTTTCTTGTTCTTGAATCTGGAGGCCTGGACAGGATGGCTG GTTGGTTCCGACAGTTCCTGCATAAGCCCAAGAAACGCCATGTGCATCCAGAAACCAACACTAGGGATGTTCCAATGCTCCCCTCCCAAAGCAGTTCTCTACTTGAGACTCAGGAATCCTCTAGAGTTCCCATCTCAAACTCTGCAGACCCAGAGAGCAGGAGCAGCAGTTCCCGTTGGAGCAAAACTTATGATGTGTTTGTGTGCCACAGTGAGCATGACCTGATACCTGTCCAGGAATTGGTTTCCTATCTGGAGGGTGAGCCTGATGGACTTAGATGCTTCTTGCAGCTTCGGGACGCAGCCCCAGGAGGTGCCATCGTTTCAGAACTGTGCCAGGCAATGGGCAACAGCCACTGTTGTGTACTGTTTATCACCCCCCATTTCCTTCAGGATCCCTGGTGCAAGTACCAAATGTTACAAGCACTAAGTGAGGCCCCTGGGTCTGAGGGCCATACCATACCCCTGCTGGCTGGTCTGGCCCGAAGTGATTATCCCCCTGAACTCCGATTCATGTTCTACGTGGATGGCAATGGCCTTGACAATGGATTTGGAAAGGTCAAGAACACAGTCTGGCATT ATCTGCAAAAAATTAGCTGA
- the TIRAP gene encoding toll/interleukin-1 receptor domain-containing adapter protein isoform X2: MSTSACVCLHGKSFLTEGWFRQFLHKPKKRHVHPETNTRDVPMLPSQSSSLLETQESSRVPISNSADPESRSSSSRWSKTYDVFVCHSEHDLIPVQELVSYLEGEPDGLRCFLQLRDAAPGGAIVSELCQAMGNSHCCVLFITPHFLQDPWCKYQMLQALSEAPGSEGHTIPLLAGLARSDYPPELRFMFYVDGNGLDNGFGKVKNTVWHYLQKIS, from the exons ATGTCAACCTCCGCTTGTGTCTGTCTACATGGGAAAAGCTTCTTGACTGAAG GTTGGTTCCGACAGTTCCTGCATAAGCCCAAGAAACGCCATGTGCATCCAGAAACCAACACTAGGGATGTTCCAATGCTCCCCTCCCAAAGCAGTTCTCTACTTGAGACTCAGGAATCCTCTAGAGTTCCCATCTCAAACTCTGCAGACCCAGAGAGCAGGAGCAGCAGTTCCCGTTGGAGCAAAACTTATGATGTGTTTGTGTGCCACAGTGAGCATGACCTGATACCTGTCCAGGAATTGGTTTCCTATCTGGAGGGTGAGCCTGATGGACTTAGATGCTTCTTGCAGCTTCGGGACGCAGCCCCAGGAGGTGCCATCGTTTCAGAACTGTGCCAGGCAATGGGCAACAGCCACTGTTGTGTACTGTTTATCACCCCCCATTTCCTTCAGGATCCCTGGTGCAAGTACCAAATGTTACAAGCACTAAGTGAGGCCCCTGGGTCTGAGGGCCATACCATACCCCTGCTGGCTGGTCTGGCCCGAAGTGATTATCCCCCTGAACTCCGATTCATGTTCTACGTGGATGGCAATGGCCTTGACAATGGATTTGGAAAGGTCAAGAACACAGTCTGGCATT ATCTGCAAAAAATTAGCTGA